The sequence CCCAGAACCTCGACGAATCGGGGGTCAGCACCTCATCTATCAATATCAGACGTCCGTCCAGCATACCGAACTCAAACTTGGTGTCGCAAATTATAATTTCCTTACCGGCCGCATATTCTGACGCGCGCTTATAAACTCCGAGTGAAGCGGCTTCGAGTTGTCTGCCGAGGTCATTACCGACGATCTCACATGCCTTTTCCGCGCTGATATTTATGTCATGGCCGGTCGATTCTTTCGACGACGGCGTAAACACAGGCTCAGGCATTTTCTGCGACTCGACCATATTCGACGGCAGCGTCACGCCGTGGAGCACAATCGCATCGCCATTGCCCGATGCGGCTCGCATTGCGGAATACTCTTTCCACGCCGAACCCGCCAGATAACCGCGCACTACACACTCAATGGGAGTCGGCGCTGCCTTGGCTGTTATCATCGAGCGCCCATTGAGCATCTCGCGATAATCTTCAGGGTTTGCGACGCTGGCCTTACCTATTCGAGCAAGTATATCGTTTATATCAGCCGAGATCAGATGATTTTCAATCAGGTCTTTGGTCAGGTCGAACCAGAAGAGAGACATCTGGGTGAGGACTCTGCCCTTATCGGGGATACCTGTCGGCAGCACGACATCAAAAGCAGAAAGCCTGTCGCTTGCGATCATCAGCAGGCTGTCGCCAAGATCATATATATCGCGCACCTTACCCGTGGCGTGCTTTTTGAGACCCTTGATATCGGTCGTCGTCACGATCATACCAGCTTCATCTCCTTTGCCACCGCTTCAGTGTCCGCAGGCAGCTCGATGAACGC comes from Armatimonadota bacterium and encodes:
- a CDS encoding phosphoribosylaminoimidazolesuccinocarboxamide synthase; translation: MIVTTTDIKGLKKHATGKVRDIYDLGDSLLMIASDRLSAFDVVLPTGIPDKGRVLTQMSLFWFDLTKDLIENHLISADINDILARIGKASVANPEDYREMLNGRSMITAKAAPTPIECVVRGYLAGSAWKEYSAMRAASGNGDAIVLHGVTLPSNMVESQKMPEPVFTPSSKESTGHDINISAEKACEIVGNDLGRQLEAASLGVYKRASEYAAGKEIIICDTKFEFGMLDGRLILIDEVLTPDSSRFWDAKTYTPGKSQPSFDKQFVRDYLLTLDWDQTYPGPELPAEIVEKTADKYREAYRRITGKSL